TTTTGGTTCATAGAATAACAAAAAAGATACCGAACTGTGGTTATCATTCTTTAAATGCACATTAAGCTTTACAATAAGCACCTACTGTTATGGAAGTTTCGCTGCCAAACCTTCGGGTAAAAGTCTCAAAATATGATAGATGATTTTCCATTTAAAACCAGGAACAATGGTAAAGGAATTTCTGGCATTTACAATAAATCCAGCTACATAATCGGGTTCCATTATTAAAGATTCGTTGAGCTCTAATCCTTCATTGATCTTTGTACGGATATATCCTATAACCAGAGCATTAACAATTATTTTCCGGGAAGCTAATTCCTGTCGTAATCCTGCCAGAAATTGTGTAAAAGCGGCTTTTGTACTACCATAGACAAAATTACTTTTCCTTCCCCTCACACCGGAAAGAGAAGAAAGACCTATAATTCTTTCGAGATTTCTATTAGTTTTATCCATTGCAATAATGCTGAGAATGGATACCCCACCCATATAATTAACCTCCATCATTTGTTTAGCTCCTTGAAAATCAGTCAGGGCTTTATGATTATCTACAAGAAAACCTGCAGCATATACTACAGTATGAGGTTTTGCAGGAAGTTCGGAATAAAATTTCTGGTGAGAATTAAAGTCTGCGGCATCAAAATACAAAACAGTAACTTTTGAACGGTCCAGATTATTTTCAAGGGTAAAATCTTCCAAAGACTGAGTGTTTCTGGAAGCTGCGACTACAGAAAATCCCTTTGAAATATATTGTTTAATACATTGTTTTGCCACATCTGAATTCGCTCCTAAAATAAGAACCGTTTTGTTGGTGTTTTGATCCATTCAGCAAAGATAATTTAAACCGTAAACAACACAAATGATTAGCAGGGTTTCTATAAAAAAAGCTGCGGCGGGTGAACAAAGTTCACCCGCCGCAGCTCAATATTTTAAAACTGAATTATTTTTTTTC
This genomic window from Chryseobacterium sp. MEBOG06 contains:
- a CDS encoding SDR family NAD(P)-dependent oxidoreductase, with protein sequence MDQNTNKTVLILGANSDVAKQCIKQYISKGFSVVAASRNTQSLEDFTLENNLDRSKVTVLYFDAADFNSHQKFYSELPAKPHTVVYAAGFLVDNHKALTDFQGAKQMMEVNYMGGVSILSIIAMDKTNRNLERIIGLSSLSGVRGRKSNFVYGSTKAAFTQFLAGLRQELASRKIIVNALVIGYIRTKINEGLELNESLIMEPDYVAGFIVNARNSFTIVPGFKWKIIYHILRLLPEGLAAKLP